In a genomic window of Saccharothrix sp. HUAS TT1:
- a CDS encoding RNA-binding S4 domain-containing protein, whose protein sequence is MRIREVEISDDMIRLGQFLKLAGLADNGAHARELVESDEVTVNGRLETRRGAQLHDGDVIAVGDEKARLVAGR, encoded by the coding sequence ATGCGCATCCGCGAGGTCGAGATCTCCGACGACATGATCAGGTTGGGCCAGTTCCTCAAGCTGGCGGGCCTGGCGGACAACGGCGCGCACGCCCGGGAACTGGTCGAGTCGGACGAGGTGACGGTGAACGGCAGGCTGGAGACGCGGCGCGGCGCCCAGCTGCACGACGGCGACGTGATCGCCGTCGGCGACGAGAAGGCACGCCTGGTCGCCGGCCGCTGA
- a CDS encoding DUF742 domain-containing protein codes for MSTGSSDPEPTGGERRRRRSPRGEVGTTGARFGSPALRRHLDGEQPAPPEPARKRRSRGEVGATGARFGSAALRRSLEEVRDDPPAETAPFRAEPPTIPAIPAAREPEPAVEEFSGPLVRPYAWTGGRTASEYDLRLETLVSLEERGIAVAMRDTTAEQRSIVEVCADPRSVAEVSALLAVPLGVVRVLLGDLIGMGVVAVHDNAAAPGGPDLTLLERVLAGLRAL; via the coding sequence GTGAGCACAGGCAGCTCTGACCCGGAGCCGACCGGCGGCGAGCGCAGACGCCGCCGGTCCCCGCGCGGTGAGGTCGGCACGACCGGCGCCCGCTTCGGCTCCCCCGCACTGCGCCGCCACCTCGACGGGGAGCAACCGGCGCCGCCCGAGCCCGCGCGCAAGCGGCGGTCGCGCGGCGAGGTCGGCGCCACGGGCGCCCGGTTCGGCTCGGCGGCGTTGCGCCGCAGCCTGGAGGAGGTCCGCGACGACCCGCCGGCGGAGACCGCGCCGTTCCGGGCCGAGCCCCCGACCATCCCGGCCATCCCGGCCGCCCGGGAGCCCGAGCCCGCCGTCGAGGAGTTCTCCGGTCCCCTGGTCCGCCCCTACGCGTGGACCGGCGGCCGCACGGCGTCCGAGTACGACCTGAGGCTGGAGACGCTGGTCTCGCTGGAGGAGCGCGGCATCGCGGTGGCCATGCGCGACACCACGGCCGAGCAGCGGTCGATCGTGGAGGTGTGCGCCGACCCGCGGTCGGTGGCCGAGGTGTCCGCGCTGCTGGCGGTGCCGCTCGGCGTGGTGCGGGTGCTGCTCGGCGACCTCATCGGCATGGGCGTCGTCGCGGTGCACGACAACGCCGCCGCTCCCGGCGGGCCGGACCTCACCCTGCTGGAACGGGTGCTGGCCGGCCTGCGCGCCCTCTGA
- the mug gene encoding G/U mismatch-specific DNA glycosylase encodes MSAADGALPDVLGPGLEVLFCGINPGLMSAAKGQHFARPGNRFWPALHLSGFTPRLLRPDEQDELPGYGLGITNLVARPTAKADELTAEELRAGGARLTELAREHRPKVVAVVGVTAYRAAFGRKGAKVGPQEELIASARLWVLPNPSGLNAHYRLADLAEVFGRLRAEVERAG; translated from the coding sequence GTGAGCGCGGCGGACGGCGCCCTGCCGGACGTGCTCGGGCCGGGGCTGGAGGTGTTGTTCTGCGGCATCAACCCCGGTCTGATGTCGGCCGCCAAGGGGCAGCACTTCGCCCGGCCGGGCAACCGGTTCTGGCCGGCGCTGCACCTGTCCGGCTTCACGCCGCGGCTGCTGCGCCCCGACGAGCAGGACGAGCTGCCGGGCTACGGGCTGGGCATCACGAACCTGGTCGCCCGACCGACGGCGAAGGCCGACGAGCTGACCGCCGAGGAGCTGCGGGCGGGTGGCGCGCGGCTGACCGAGCTGGCCCGCGAGCACCGGCCGAAGGTGGTCGCGGTCGTCGGCGTGACGGCGTACCGGGCCGCGTTCGGGCGCAAGGGCGCGAAGGTCGGCCCGCAGGAGGAGCTGATCGCGTCGGCCCGGCTGTGGGTGCTGCCGAACCCGAGCGGGCTGAACGCGCACTACCGGCTGGCCGACCTGGCCGAGGTGTTCGGCCGGCTGCGGGCGGAGGTCGAGCGGGCGGGCTAG
- a CDS encoding bifunctional UDP-sugar hydrolase/5'-nucleotidase — protein sequence MTGSPLHRRALLAGGAAGVLAVAGFHTVARAAPEDRTGGRRFTLTVLGTTDLHGNVFNWDYFADREFDDAAHNDVGLAKLSTLVKAVRQERGAHRTLLIDAGDTIQGTPLAYYYAKVEPIGRRRVHPMATAMNELGYDAAALGNHEFNYGIPLLRAFEKQLDFPLLAANAVDAATGEPAFRPYVIKTVWRTGAAPLRVGVLGLTNPGIAIWDKAHVEGRMTFPGVLEQAREWVPKVREAGADLVVVAAHSGADLSSSLGDLLPFPENCSALVAEEVPGIDAILVGHAHTEIAQRFVTNKATGARVLLTEPLFWGKRLSLMEFDLVWTPGRGWRNEASRSQVLDTTTVPEDPVIVRRLRDDHDKVVAYVNSRIGTSKAAMSAATARYEDTAVLDFVNRVQGEALKADLGAALPVLSLASPFNKAAAIPAGDVSVRDVAGLYVYDNTLFGVRLTGAQLKDYLERSAAYYQAVTTPGPHRPDALTNAGGTPDYLYDVAAGLDAPLTYDVDLARPVGQRITGLSYDGAPVAADQAFAVAVNNYRQSGGGNFPHVATAPVLHNRQLEIRQLIIDWVRERGEVDPAALHRVDWRLVVGGTPVVVG from the coding sequence ATGACCGGATCTCCTCTGCACCGCCGCGCCCTGCTCGCGGGCGGCGCCGCGGGCGTGCTCGCCGTCGCCGGGTTCCACACGGTGGCGCGGGCCGCCCCGGAAGACCGGACTGGGGGACGGCGGTTCACGCTCACCGTCCTCGGCACCACCGACCTGCACGGCAACGTGTTCAACTGGGACTACTTCGCCGACCGCGAGTTCGACGACGCCGCGCACAACGACGTCGGCCTGGCGAAGCTGTCCACACTGGTCAAGGCCGTCCGGCAGGAACGAGGAGCGCACCGGACGCTGCTCATCGACGCGGGCGACACCATCCAGGGCACCCCGCTGGCGTACTACTACGCCAAGGTCGAGCCCATCGGCCGCCGCCGCGTGCACCCGATGGCCACCGCGATGAACGAGCTCGGCTACGACGCCGCCGCGCTCGGCAACCACGAGTTCAACTACGGCATCCCCCTGCTGCGCGCGTTCGAGAAGCAGCTGGACTTCCCGCTGCTCGCGGCGAACGCGGTCGACGCGGCCACCGGCGAGCCCGCGTTCCGCCCGTACGTGATCAAGACCGTGTGGCGGACCGGGGCCGCGCCGCTGCGGGTCGGCGTCCTCGGCCTGACCAACCCGGGCATCGCGATCTGGGACAAGGCGCACGTCGAGGGCCGGATGACGTTCCCCGGCGTGCTGGAGCAGGCCCGCGAGTGGGTGCCGAAGGTGCGCGAGGCGGGCGCGGACCTGGTCGTCGTGGCGGCGCACTCCGGCGCGGACCTGTCGTCGTCGCTGGGCGACCTGCTGCCGTTCCCGGAGAACTGCTCGGCCCTGGTCGCCGAGGAGGTGCCGGGCATCGACGCGATCCTGGTCGGCCACGCGCACACCGAGATCGCGCAGCGGTTCGTCACGAACAAGGCCACCGGCGCGCGGGTGCTGCTGACCGAGCCGCTGTTCTGGGGCAAGCGGCTCAGCCTGATGGAGTTCGACCTGGTCTGGACGCCGGGGCGGGGCTGGCGCAACGAGGCGTCCCGCTCGCAGGTGCTCGACACCACCACCGTGCCCGAGGACCCGGTCATCGTCCGCCGGCTGCGCGACGACCACGACAAGGTGGTCGCCTACGTCAACTCCAGGATCGGCACGTCGAAGGCGGCGATGTCGGCGGCGACCGCCCGCTACGAGGACACCGCCGTGCTCGACTTCGTCAACCGGGTGCAGGGCGAGGCGCTGAAGGCCGACCTGGGCGCGGCGCTGCCCGTGCTGTCGCTGGCGTCGCCGTTCAACAAGGCCGCCGCGATCCCGGCGGGCGACGTGTCGGTGCGGGACGTGGCCGGGCTCTACGTCTACGACAACACCCTGTTCGGCGTCCGCCTCACCGGGGCGCAGCTCAAGGACTACCTGGAGCGCTCGGCGGCGTACTACCAGGCGGTGACCACGCCGGGCCCGCACCGGCCGGACGCGCTGACCAACGCGGGCGGCACGCCCGACTACCTCTACGACGTGGCGGCCGGCCTGGACGCGCCGCTGACCTACGACGTCGACCTGGCCCGGCCGGTCGGGCAGCGGATCACCGGCCTGTCCTACGACGGCGCGCCGGTGGCGGCGGACCAGGCGTTCGCGGTGGCGGTCAACAACTACCGGCAGTCGGGCGGCGGCAACTTCCCGCACGTCGCCACCGCTCCGGTGCTGCACAACCGGCAGCTGGAGATCCGGCAGCTGATCATCGACTGGGTGCGGGAGCGGGGCGAGGTCGACCCGGCGGCGCTGCACCGGGTGGACTGGCGGCTGGTCGTCGGCGGCACCCCGGTGGTGGTCGGGTGA
- a CDS encoding copper resistance protein CopC: protein MTRLALSALLATLALLGAAAPASAHTELVSSDPASGASLPQRPTQLTLTFTEPVPAESATVTVLAPDGSAWPLGEVTARGATLTVALLETGSPAGQYQVAWQVESLDGDFVDGTYAFTLTAPPRQQAPAVTTPGAPPAVTSAETATATATTTPSVATITEPTTGTSTPAATSSSSSGDDGGLPLWVWVLIAAVAALAAVTVFVGLRRRAKGDDTAEKAAD from the coding sequence ATGACCCGATTGGCGCTCTCGGCGCTGCTGGCGACCCTGGCCCTGCTCGGGGCGGCGGCCCCGGCGTCCGCCCACACCGAGCTGGTGTCGAGCGACCCGGCGAGCGGCGCGTCGCTGCCGCAGCGGCCGACGCAGCTCACGCTGACGTTCACCGAACCGGTGCCCGCCGAGAGCGCCACGGTCACCGTCCTGGCCCCCGACGGCAGCGCCTGGCCGCTGGGGGAGGTCACCGCCCGCGGCGCGACGCTGACCGTCGCGCTGCTGGAGACCGGCTCGCCCGCCGGGCAGTACCAGGTGGCCTGGCAGGTCGAGTCGCTGGACGGCGACTTCGTGGACGGCACGTACGCGTTCACCCTGACCGCGCCGCCCCGGCAGCAGGCGCCGGCCGTCACCACGCCCGGCGCGCCACCGGCCGTGACGTCGGCGGAGACCGCGACGGCCACCGCGACCACCACCCCGTCGGTGGCCACCATCACCGAGCCGACCACCGGGACTTCCACCCCGGCGGCCACGTCCTCCTCCTCTTCCGGCGACGACGGCGGCCTGCCGCTGTGGGTGTGGGTCCTGATCGCGGCCGTGGCGGCGCTGGCTGCCGTCACGGTCTTCGTCGGCCTGCGACGACGTGCGAAGGGCGACGACACCGCCGAAAAGGCAGCGGACTAG
- a CDS encoding response regulator transcription factor: protein MRPVSASGSSPELRRPDGSPVRVLVVDDESTLAELMSMALRMERWEVRTALDGTSAVRTAREFQPDVVVLDVMLPDFDGLEVLRRLRVDLPALPVLFLTAKDAVEDRIAGLTAGGDDYVTKPFSLEEVVLRLRGLLRRTGVTEARAGAELVVGDLVLDEETREVRRGGAPVDLTATEFELLRYLMRNPRRVLSKAQILDRVWNYDFGGQANIVELYISYLRKKIDAGRAPMIHTMRGAGYVLKPST from the coding sequence ATGCGCCCAGTGTCCGCTTCGGGGTCCTCCCCTGAGCTCCGCCGCCCGGACGGCAGTCCCGTGCGTGTCCTGGTGGTCGACGACGAGTCCACCTTGGCCGAGCTGATGTCCATGGCGTTGCGGATGGAGCGGTGGGAGGTGCGCACCGCGCTGGACGGCACGTCCGCCGTGCGCACCGCGCGCGAGTTCCAGCCGGACGTGGTCGTGCTGGACGTGATGCTGCCCGACTTCGACGGGCTGGAGGTGCTGCGCCGGCTGCGCGTCGACCTGCCGGCGCTGCCCGTGCTGTTCCTGACCGCGAAGGACGCGGTGGAGGACCGGATCGCCGGGCTCACCGCGGGCGGCGACGACTACGTGACCAAGCCGTTCAGCCTGGAAGAGGTGGTGCTGCGGCTGCGCGGCCTGCTGCGCCGCACCGGCGTGACCGAGGCGCGTGCGGGCGCCGAGCTGGTGGTCGGCGACCTCGTGCTGGACGAGGAGACGCGCGAGGTGCGCCGAGGCGGCGCCCCGGTCGACCTCACCGCGACCGAGTTCGAGCTGCTGCGGTACCTGATGCGCAACCCCCGGCGGGTGCTGTCGAAGGCGCAGATCCTTGACCGGGTGTGGAACTACGACTTCGGCGGCCAGGCCAACATCGTCGAGCTGTACATCTCCTACCTGCGCAAGAAGATCGACGCGGGCCGGGCGCCGATGATCCACACGATGCGGGGCGCCGGGTATGTCCTCAAGCCGTCGACCTGA
- a CDS encoding sensor histidine kinase, with amino-acid sequence MAAQVVLLAVVCAIIGVTTGFALRDSLVEQVDGKLWEAAATIGRDVERAPHTLPDAARPGPLGDAGFPPGTLALIRRGDGVVDTQRQPVGFGDREGLSVDVTRQMEGVPPDARARTAALEGLGDHRVLSLVTRSGAVVTVGMPLADVNSTVWRMGWVLAGVALAGVIAVSLAGALIVRRTLRPLERVAATASRVAELPLHQGEVALAERVPDEYADPGTEVGQVGLALNRMLGHVGSALEARHASETRVRQFVADASHELRTPLAAIRGYAELTRRTSDEVPPRIGHAMRRVESEAVRMTSLVEDLLLLARLDAGRPLAREPVDLSRLVVDTVSDARIAGPDHEWRLALPPDAVQVTGDAHKLHQVLANLLSNARTHTPPGTTVTTSLSTVDRAVEVAVTDDGPGIPPESQREVFERFSRGDTSRSRAAGSTGLGLSIVAAVVASHHGSVRLDSEPGRTAFTVRLPR; translated from the coding sequence GTGGCGGCCCAGGTCGTGCTGCTGGCGGTGGTGTGCGCCATCATCGGCGTGACGACCGGGTTCGCGCTGCGGGACTCGCTGGTCGAGCAGGTGGACGGGAAGCTGTGGGAGGCGGCGGCCACGATCGGCCGCGACGTGGAGCGGGCGCCGCACACCCTGCCCGACGCGGCGCGGCCCGGCCCGCTGGGCGACGCGGGCTTCCCGCCCGGGACGCTGGCGCTGATCCGGCGCGGCGACGGCGTGGTGGACACCCAGCGGCAGCCGGTGGGCTTCGGCGACCGGGAGGGGCTGTCGGTCGACGTCACCAGGCAGATGGAGGGCGTGCCGCCCGACGCCCGCGCCCGCACGGCGGCGCTGGAGGGGCTGGGCGACCACCGGGTCCTCTCGCTGGTCACCCGGAGCGGGGCCGTGGTGACCGTCGGGATGCCGCTGGCCGACGTGAACAGCACGGTGTGGCGGATGGGGTGGGTGCTGGCCGGGGTGGCCCTGGCCGGGGTGATCGCGGTGAGCCTGGCGGGCGCGCTGATCGTGCGCCGCACGCTGCGCCCGCTGGAGCGGGTGGCCGCGACCGCGAGCCGGGTCGCCGAGCTGCCGCTGCACCAGGGCGAGGTGGCGCTGGCCGAGCGGGTGCCCGACGAGTACGCCGACCCCGGCACCGAGGTGGGCCAGGTCGGCCTGGCGCTGAACCGGATGCTCGGGCACGTCGGCAGCGCCCTGGAGGCCAGGCACGCCAGCGAGACCCGGGTCCGGCAGTTCGTCGCCGACGCCAGCCACGAGCTGCGCACCCCGCTGGCCGCCATCCGCGGCTACGCCGAGCTGACCCGGCGCACGTCCGACGAGGTGCCGCCGCGGATCGGGCACGCGATGCGGCGGGTGGAGTCCGAGGCGGTGCGGATGACGTCGCTGGTGGAGGACCTGCTGCTGCTGGCCCGGCTGGACGCGGGCCGGCCGCTGGCGCGCGAGCCGGTCGACCTGTCGCGGCTGGTGGTCGACACCGTCAGCGACGCCCGGATCGCCGGGCCGGACCACGAGTGGCGGCTGGCGCTGCCGCCGGACGCGGTCCAGGTGACCGGGGACGCGCACAAGCTGCACCAGGTGCTGGCGAACCTGCTGTCGAACGCGCGCACGCACACGCCGCCGGGCACGACCGTCACCACGTCGCTGTCCACTGTGGACCGGGCGGTGGAGGTGGCGGTGACCGACGACGGTCCGGGCATCCCGCCCGAGTCGCAGCGCGAGGTGTTCGAGCGGTTCAGCCGGGGCGACACGTCGCGGTCGCGGGCGGCCGGGAGCACCGGGCTCGGGCTGTCGATCGTGGCCGCCGTCGTGGCCTCGCACCACGGGTCCGTGCGGCTG